From a region of the Torulaspora globosa chromosome 7, complete sequence genome:
- the MPE1 gene encoding cleavage polyadenylation factor subunit MPE1 (ancestral locus Anc_2.579) gives MSSTIFYRFRSQKDTGRIMFDGTGLTVFDLKREIIQENKLGDGTDFQIRIYNPDTNEEYEDDSHVIPRSSSVLVRRSPAIKQFSAHGMHRNTGAVGNATRYVTGKPRVFQKKQPASGAVSSEPAAVSGVTEEERIANMFANQENQWEQTQREMSSATPVFHRTQNNSQFGENEGPPPPGYMCYRCGARDHWIKNCPTNNDPNFEGKRIRRTTGIPKKFLKSVEIDSDNITAEEMAQRKIMVTDEGKFVVQVADEQSWEDYQRKQQNRLINKADAKWQKGYFKDLPKELTCPITGGLLKDPVRTTKCCNKVFSKVALEDALLESDFVCPECHTPDILLDQLVEDEEKDKQVKEFLKEAKLDTEIDNKRQMEANGIIDSSKKAKIDANSPIKPGNVPLPPMPFGMPPFAMFPPPIPFMNIPKNQDKE, from the coding sequence ATGAGCAGTACGATATTCTACAGATTCAGATCTCAAAAGGACACTGGGAGGATCATGTTTGATGGTACCGGTTTGACGGTGTTTGACctgaaaagagagatcATACAGGAGAATAAACTGGGCGATGGAACAGACTTCCAGATCAGGATATACAATCCAGATACCAACGAGGAGTACGAGGACGATTCGCATGTGATACCAAGGTCCAGCAGTGTTCTAGTGAGAAGATCGCCAGCTATCAAGCAGTTTTCAGCGCACGGCATGCATCGAAATACTGGAGCGGTTGGAAATGCTACACGTTATGTCACTGGTAAGCCTCGGGTattccagaagaagcagcctGCCAGCGGAGCGGTCTCGAGTGAGCCTGCTGCCGTGAGTGGTGTCACCGAGGAAGAACGTATAGCGAATATGTTCGCTAATCAAGAAAACCAGTGGGAACAGACTCAACGGGAGATGTCGTCTGCGACTCCGGTGTTCCACAGAACACAGAATAATTCGCAATTTGGCGAGAATGAGGGTCCTCCGCCTCCCGGTTACATGTGCTACAGATGCGGTGCAAGGGACCATTGGATTAAGAACTGCCCGACGAATAATGATCCGAATTTTGAAGGCAAGAGAATCAGAAGGACCACCGGTATACCGAaaaaattcttgaagagtGTCGAGATTGATTCCGACAACATAACGGCGGAAGAGATGGCTCAGAGGAAAATTATGGTTACTGATGAAGGTAAATTTGTTGTTCAAGTTGCAGACGAACAATCTTGGGAAGATTATCAGAGAAAGCAGCAAAATAGGCTGATAAATAAGGCAGATGCCAAGTGGCAGAAGGGCTATTTCAAGGATTTACCCAAGGAACTGACGTGTCCCATAACGGGTGGCTTGCTGAAAGACCCCGTAAGGACAACTAAATGCTGTAACAAGGTGTTTTCGAAAGTCGCATTAGAGGACGCTCTCTTGGAATCCGATTTCGTTTGTCCCGAATGTCATACTCCCGATATACTCCTGGATCAATTAgtggaagatgaagaaaaggataAGCAGGTGAAAgagttcttgaaagaagccAAACTGGACACTGAAATTGATAACAAGAGACAAATGGAAGCTAATGGTATCATTGATAGTTCTAAGAAAGCAAAAATTGATGCTAATTCACCAATCAAGCCGGGAAATGTCCCATTACCGCCAATGCCATTCGGCATGCCACCTTTTGCCATGTTTCCACCGCCCATACCGTTCATGAACATTCCCAAGAATCAAGACAAGGAATAA